One part of the Helicobacter cetorum MIT 99-5656 genome encodes these proteins:
- a CDS encoding Na+/H+ antiporter family protein: MLENSSVWSNPAFIAIISMCVLSLLRLNVMLSMISATLLAGLIGGLGLTESFNVMINGMKGNLNIALSYILLGALAVAIAKSNLIKIALNKLIALMDYRRAVFCFLIAFVACFSQNLVPVHIAFIPILIPPLLHLMNRLELDRRAVACALTFGLQAPYLTLPVGFGLIFQTTILEQLKQNGINTSLAQITGVMWIAGLAMVFGLFLAVLVLYRKPRKYIEKSLHTQDYSQLKLNYHDYLTFIGVAVAFVIQLVSDSMALGAFLALAIMLLGRGIKWKDTDALMDDSVKMMAFIAFVMLVASGFGEVLQKVHAIEGLVNSITSLVQGKLLGAFLMLVAGLFITMGIGTSFGTIPIIAVFYVPLCAKLGFGIEATILLIGTAAALGDAGSPASDSTMGPTCGLNADNQHNHIYDTCVPTFLVYNLALIVFGVLGALLLD, from the coding sequence ATGCTAGAAAATAGCTCTGTGTGGAGCAACCCTGCCTTTATCGCTATCATCAGTATGTGTGTGCTTAGCCTTTTAAGGCTAAATGTCATGCTTTCTATGATTAGTGCGACTTTATTAGCGGGGCTTATAGGGGGACTTGGGCTAACAGAAAGTTTTAATGTGATGATAAATGGCATGAAAGGTAATTTAAACATCGCATTAAGCTACATTCTTTTAGGGGCATTAGCCGTAGCCATTGCTAAGAGCAATCTCATTAAAATTGCTTTAAACAAGCTCATTGCTTTGATGGATTACAGGCGGGCGGTTTTTTGTTTTCTAATCGCTTTTGTTGCATGTTTTTCGCAAAATTTAGTGCCGGTGCATATTGCATTTATTCCTATTTTGATTCCGCCATTGCTCCATTTAATGAACAGGCTAGAGTTAGACAGAAGGGCTGTGGCTTGTGCTTTGACTTTTGGCTTGCAAGCCCCTTATTTAACTCTTCCTGTGGGCTTTGGCTTGATTTTTCAAACGACCATTTTGGAGCAATTAAAACAAAATGGTATAAACACTAGCCTAGCTCAAATTACAGGAGTGATGTGGATTGCGGGATTAGCCATGGTTTTTGGGCTATTCTTGGCGGTTCTAGTTCTCTATAGAAAGCCTAGAAAATACATAGAGAAGTCTCTTCACACGCAAGATTATTCACAATTAAAATTAAATTACCATGATTATTTGACTTTTATAGGTGTCGCAGTTGCCTTTGTCATTCAGTTAGTGAGCGATTCTATGGCTTTAGGGGCGTTTTTGGCTTTAGCCATTATGCTACTAGGGCGTGGCATTAAGTGGAAAGACACAGATGCTTTGATGGACGATAGCGTGAAGATGATGGCGTTTATCGCTTTTGTGATGTTGGTGGCTAGTGGGTTTGGAGAAGTTTTACAAAAAGTGCATGCGATAGAAGGTCTAGTCAATTCTATTACAAGCTTAGTTCAAGGAAAGCTTTTGGGAGCCTTTTTAATGCTTGTAGCAGGGCTTTTTATCACTATGGGGATAGGGACTTCTTTTGGCACCATTCCTATCATCGCTGTTTTTTATGTTCCTTTATGTGCGAAATTAGGTTTTGGCATAGAAGCTACGATTTTACTCATAGGCACAGCGGCGGCACTAGGTGATGCAGGTTCACCTGCTAGTGATAGCACCATGGGACCTACTTGTGGGTTGAATGCAGACAATCAGCACAATCATATTTATGACACATGTGTGCCGACCTTTTTGGTGTATAACCTTGCTTTAATCGTGTTTGGGGTTCTTGGAGC